A segment of the Candidatus Brevundimonas phytovorans genome:
CGGACCCGATGAACCATCTCAAGACCTTCGCCCTGCTGGCCGTGATGACCGCCCTGTTCATGGGGATCGGCTATCTGATCGGCGGCGCCATGGGCATGGTCGTCGCCTTGGTGGTGGCGGCGGGGATGAACCTGTTCAGCTACTGGAACGCCGACAAGATCGTGCTGAAGATGTACAAGGCCCAGGTGGTGGACGAGACCCACCCCAACGCCGTGGTTCGGGCCTATGTCGCCGACGTGAAGCAGATGGCGACCGACGCGGGCCTGCCCCTGCCGACCATCACCATTATTCCTAATGACCAGCCCAACGCCTTCGCCACCGGTCGCAATCCCCAGAACGCCGCCGTGGCCGCCACCAGCGGTCTGCTGGACATGCTGACGCGCGAGGAGGTGAGGGGGGTGATGGCGCACGAACTGGCCCATGTGAAGAACCGCGACACCCTGACCATGACGGTGACGGCCACGGTGGCGGGCGCCATCGCCATGCTGGCCAATTTCGCGCTCTTCTTTGGCGGCGGCGACGACCGCGAGCGGCCTGGCGGTCTGATCGGGACCATCGCCCTGATGCTGCTGGCGCCCATGGCGGCGGGTCTGGTGCAGATGGCCATCAGCCGGGCGCGTGAATACGAGGCCGACCGCGTCGGCGCCGAGATCGCCAAGGACCCCCAGGCCCTGGCTTCGGCCCTGCAGAAGATCGAGGCCTATGCGCGCGGCGCGGTCAATGTGCCGGCCGAGCGTAATCCGGCCACGGCCCACATGTTCATCATCAACCCGCTGAACGGCAAGGGCGCCGACAGCCTGTTCTCGACCCATCCGGCGACCGGCAACCGCGTCCGCGCCCTGATGGAGCTGGGGGCGGCCATGGGCATGAGCCGACGTGCGGCGGCGGCGCCTGTGGCGCCCGCTCCGGTCATGGGCTCGGTGCGGACCAGCGTGCCGACCACGCCGTCCGAGCGAGCGACATCGCGGGGTCCCTGGGGCTGATCGCCTTTGCGTGCGCGGCCTTAAGGGGCTAGAGCGCGCGCCATGACCGACAAGTCCGACCCCGCCGATCTCCCTGCCTTCGACAGCGACCGCCCCGAATGGGCCCAGGCCCACGGCCCGCTGCGCTCGTTCGGACGCATCAAGTCACGGCCGATCAAGGCGCGTCAGGCGGCCCTGTTCGACACCCTGATGCCGCAGATCGCCGTGCCGGACCCGACCAAGGGACCGATCGATCCGCAGGCCCTGATGCCCGAGGCGAAGGAAGTCTGGCTCGAGATCGGCTTCGGCGGCGGCGAACACCTGGCGGAGCAGGCGACGCGCAACCCGGACGCCCTGATGATCGGCTGCGAGCCCTTTCTCAACGGCGTGGCCTCGGCCCTGCGCCATGTGGAGGAGGGCGGCCTGAAGAACGTGCGCCTGCACGCCGACGACGCCCGCGCCGTGATGACGGCCCTGCCGGACGCCTCGCTGGACCGGGTGATGATCCTCTTCCCCGACCCCTGGCACAAGGCGCGCCACAACAAGCGCCGCCTGTTGCAGGACGAGACGGCGGTGGAGATCGCCCGTCTGCTCAAGCCCGGCGGTCGGGTGCGCTTCGTCACCGACTGGCTGGACTATGCTGAATGGGCGCTGGAGCGGCTGGCGCGCACGCCGGGCCTGACGCGGGTTCAGGCTGAGGGCGCCGATTGGTTCGCCGTCCCGGCCGACCACGTCGTCACCCGCTATGAGGAAAAGAAGCTGGGCGACACCACGCCGATCTTCCTTGAGTTCCAGCGCCAGGCCTAGCCTTATGGGCGGCGACCCGAACCCGGAGCCGACCATGACCTTCAGCCTCTATGACGCCTCCGTGCCCATGTTCGTGCGGGGCCTGAACGCCCTGGTCGGCGTGATCGACAAGGCGGCGGCCTCGGGGCTGGATGAAGCGAGCCTGATGCAGGGGCGTCTGGCCCCCGACATGCTGCCCTTTGTCGCCCAGGTCCGGATCGCGACCGATACGGCCAAGGGGGCGGTCGCCCGGTTGAGCGGGGCCGAGCCCCTGGTCCTGGCCGACGACGAGACCAGCCTGGCGCAGTTGCGCGATCGGGTGCTGCGGACCATCGCCTATGTCGAGGGCGTCGGGGTCGAGACGTTCGCGGGGGCAGAGACCCGTCCGGTGCAGCTGAAATTCCCCGGCATGGAGTTGAATTTCGACGGCGCCGGCTATCTGACCAGCTTCGCCCTGCCCAACTTCTATTTCCACGTCACGACCGCCTACGCCCTCCTGCGCCACGCCGGGATCGCCCTGGGCAAGCGCGACTATCTGGGGCGCCTGTCCCTGGTCTGAGGCGGTCGCCGGCCTTGACGTAAGGGTAAATACGCAAGGGATAGTCCGCAGGCCCAGCTTCGCCTGACGTTTACCCGCATCAAGGATTTTCGCCGAAATCCTCGGGGGAGGTGCGTCTTTGCGCGTCCTCCGATGACCTCCGCGCGCCCCTCCCGGGCCGCTCGGCGACGCTCGCCCTTTTTGAAGTTTGACCTCCGTATCGGCGCGCGCCGATGCCGGTGCAGCCACAGGACCTCCCCCCGGTGAACTTGGACAACGTAAGAATTTCTCGAAAGCTGGCCGGGGCCTTCGCCCTGATCGTGGCGGTGATCGTCGCGCTCGGCGTGGTGGTCTTCATCCAGGTCCGCGAGCTGGAAAAGGCCAAGGAGACCGTGGCTCTTGTCGAGTCTGTCACGGCCAAGACGGCCCAGCTGAAGCGTTCGGTGGATCAGCAGGAAAGCCGCACGCGCGCCTATCTGCTGACCGCCAAACCCGCCCATCTTGAGCGGATCGAAGCGCACAAGGTGATGTTCCGCGAGATCGCCGCCGATCTGAAGGCGGACACCGCCCACATTCCCGGCTCTCCGGCGCGCGTGGACGCCCTGACCGATGCCGTGACCGCCTTCCAGGCGGCGGTGCTCGACCCGGAAATCCGTCTGGCCAGCCGGCCTGAAACCCGCCCTGAAGCCCTGGCGCTGACGGAGAGCGAGATCCCGACCCAGATGATGGCGCCGATCAACGCCGCCTTCGATACGATTACGGAGGCCCAGAGCGCGCGCAAGGAAAAGGCGCTCAAGACGCAGGCTGACGCCTTCCGGGCCACCAAGATCGCCCTGGGCGTGGGCATTCTCGCGGCCCTGACCCTGTCGATCCTGTTCGGTCTGGGTCTGGCGAAGATGATCGCGACCCCGATCGCGGCCATGACGGCGGCCATGCGTCGCCTGGCGGGCGGCGACAAGACCATCGTCGTCCCCGCCGTGGGTCGCAAGGACGAGGTCGGTGAAATGGCCGACGCCCTGCTGGCCTTCAAGGAGGCCGCCATCGCCAACGAGCGTCTGGAAGTCGAAGCCGCTGCTGCGCGTCAGGCCGCCGACGAAGAACGCGCTCGCGCCGAGGCTGAAAAGGCCCGTGTCGCCGAGGAAGACCGCGTCGCCGTCACCGCCCTGGGCCAGGGCCTGCAAGCCATGGCCAGCGGCGACCTGACCCACCGCATGACGGCCCAGGTCGCGGCCCGTTCGGAACAGTTGAAGACTGACTTCAACACCGCCATCGCCCAGCTGGAACAGGCCGTGGCCGTGGTGGTCGACAACGTCGCCGCCATCCGTTCGGGCGCCGGCGAGATCAGCCAGGCGTCGGACGACCTGTCGCGCCGCACCGAGCAACAGGCCGCCAGCCTGGAAGAAACCGCCGCCGCCCTGGACGAGATCACCGCCACGGTGAACAAGACCGCCGACGGCGCACGGCAGGCCTCCAGCGTGGTGCAGTCCGCGCGCGGCGACGCCGAAAAGAGCGGCGTCATCGTCCGCGACGCGGTTCAGGCCATGAACGCCATCGAGCAGTCCTCGGCTGAGATCGGCAACATCATCGGCGTCATCGACGAGATCGCCTTCCAGACCAACCTCCTGGCCCTGAACGCCGGCGTCGAGGCCGCGCGTGCGGGCGATGCGGGTCGCGGCTTCGCCGTGGTGGCCTCTGAAGTCCGGGCCCTGGCCCAGCGCTCGGCCGAAGCCGCGAAAGAGATCAAGACCCTGATCTCGGCCTCGGGCCAGCAGGTCGGCGCGGGCGTCAGCCTGGTCGGCCAGACGGGCGAGGCCCTGCAACGCATCGTCAGCCGCGTCGCCGAAATCGACGGTCTGGTCTCGGAAATCTCGGCCTCGGCCCAGGAGCAGGCCACCGGTCTGCAACAGGTCAACACCGCCGTGAACCAGATGGACCAGGTGACGCAGCAGAATGCGGCGATGGTCGAGGAATCCACCGCCGCCAGCCACTCCCTGTCGCAGGAGGCCGACACCCTGGCCGCCTCGGTGTCGCGCTTCCGCACCGGCCACGCCTCGGCCCCGGCCGCCGCGCGCAAGC
Coding sequences within it:
- the htpX gene encoding zinc metalloprotease HtpX, whose translation is MNHLKTFALLAVMTALFMGIGYLIGGAMGMVVALVVAAGMNLFSYWNADKIVLKMYKAQVVDETHPNAVVRAYVADVKQMATDAGLPLPTITIIPNDQPNAFATGRNPQNAAVAATSGLLDMLTREEVRGVMAHELAHVKNRDTLTMTVTATVAGAIAMLANFALFFGGGDDRERPGGLIGTIALMLLAPMAAGLVQMAISRAREYEADRVGAEIAKDPQALASALQKIEAYARGAVNVPAERNPATAHMFIINPLNGKGADSLFSTHPATGNRVRALMELGAAMGMSRRAAAAPVAPAPVMGSVRTSVPTTPSERATSRGPWG
- the trmB gene encoding tRNA (guanosine(46)-N7)-methyltransferase TrmB — translated: MTDKSDPADLPAFDSDRPEWAQAHGPLRSFGRIKSRPIKARQAALFDTLMPQIAVPDPTKGPIDPQALMPEAKEVWLEIGFGGGEHLAEQATRNPDALMIGCEPFLNGVASALRHVEEGGLKNVRLHADDARAVMTALPDASLDRVMILFPDPWHKARHNKRRLLQDETAVEIARLLKPGGRVRFVTDWLDYAEWALERLARTPGLTRVQAEGADWFAVPADHVVTRYEEKKLGDTTPIFLEFQRQA
- a CDS encoding DUF1993 domain-containing protein, translating into MTFSLYDASVPMFVRGLNALVGVIDKAAASGLDEASLMQGRLAPDMLPFVAQVRIATDTAKGAVARLSGAEPLVLADDETSLAQLRDRVLRTIAYVEGVGVETFAGAETRPVQLKFPGMELNFDGAGYLTSFALPNFYFHVTTAYALLRHAGIALGKRDYLGRLSLV
- a CDS encoding methyl-accepting chemotaxis protein, giving the protein MPVQPQDLPPVNLDNVRISRKLAGAFALIVAVIVALGVVVFIQVRELEKAKETVALVESVTAKTAQLKRSVDQQESRTRAYLLTAKPAHLERIEAHKVMFREIAADLKADTAHIPGSPARVDALTDAVTAFQAAVLDPEIRLASRPETRPEALALTESEIPTQMMAPINAAFDTITEAQSARKEKALKTQADAFRATKIALGVGILAALTLSILFGLGLAKMIATPIAAMTAAMRRLAGGDKTIVVPAVGRKDEVGEMADALLAFKEAAIANERLEVEAAAARQAADEERARAEAEKARVAEEDRVAVTALGQGLQAMASGDLTHRMTAQVAARSEQLKTDFNTAIAQLEQAVAVVVDNVAAIRSGAGEISQASDDLSRRTEQQAASLEETAAALDEITATVNKTADGARQASSVVQSARGDAEKSGVIVRDAVQAMNAIEQSSAEIGNIIGVIDEIAFQTNLLALNAGVEAARAGDAGRGFAVVASEVRALAQRSAEAAKEIKTLISASGQQVGAGVSLVGQTGEALQRIVSRVAEIDGLVSEISASAQEQATGLQQVNTAVNQMDQVTQQNAAMVEESTAASHSLSQEADTLAASVSRFRTGHASAPAAARKPAAPAPAARSPQPVAQTVAALRGQGGAARKPALAVVTDGWEEF